One genomic segment of Strix aluco isolate bStrAlu1 chromosome 9, bStrAlu1.hap1, whole genome shotgun sequence includes these proteins:
- the SNED1 gene encoding sushi, nidogen and EGF-like domain-containing protein 1 isoform X4, which produces MRGLAGWAVLVALGEWLWAGGVVPLADFYPFGPTQGDAATRKQDDGGSELRPLSVPFPFFGAGHTGLYVNNNGIISFLKEVSQFTPVAFPISKDRRVVAAFWADVDNRRAGDVYYRESTEQPILERASRDIVQYFPEFPGFSAQWVFIATWYRVTFFGGSSFSPVNTFQIVLITDGKLSFTIFNYESITWTTGMHASSGGDFAGLGGIAAQAGFNAGDGKRYFNIPGSRTDDIADVEMTTNVGIPGRWVFRIDDAQVQVGGCSNTTSVCLMLRPCLNGGKCIEDCITGNPSYTCSCLAGFTGKRCHVDVDECLSHPCQNGATCLNGAGSFSCRCLPGFRGANCETEESPCESRVCQNGGRCQVANGTAACLCQPGYAGEDCQTEVNECESSPCLNGGHCVDLVDNYTCVCLEPFVGQRCETDLSSCEDRSCRNRQTCNYIRPGRYICTCSPGYYGNNCQYGGPRMPGACLSHPCQNAGSCLETEQGYICECQEGYTGQDCRDKLSEGCECRNGGSCLEGNVTICQCPPGFFGLLCEFEVTTTPCNVNTQCPDGGYCMEYGGSYLCVCHTDYGTNHTMPSPCDSEPCMNGGSCEVHDDSYTCECPRGFLGKHCEKAKPRLCSTGPCRNGGTCREADGEYHCTCPYRFTGKHCEIGKPDPCASGPCQNGGTCFHYIGKYKCDCPPGYAGRHCEIVPSPCFLSPCENGATCEDLGGDYACTCPMGYVGKHCQSEVDCGVPSEVKHAQASFNSTKVGSLAEYQCELGYTLSQHNHPRVCRLPGIWSDPPECDEIDECRSQPCLNGGRCKDHVAEFLCLCEPGYTGHHCESEVDACESGPCQNGGECKSYGGSYLCMCPEGFFGYHCETASDPCFSSPCGSRGYCLPSNGTHSCTCKVSYTGKSCEKELLPPTSLKVERVEDTGVLISWHPPEDAAARQLIDGYAVTYVSLDGSYRRTDFVDRSRSAHQLRALASGRAYNISVFSVKRNVNNKNDISRPIMLTTRTRPRPVEGFEITNVTASTITVQWALHRLKHSTVSRVRVSIRQPGDLADRTVELNSSVAKYTFLDLQPGERYVVHVTTLSGLGTEDHPSESLATAPFHVWTRPLPPQNLTASRVTATSVSMAWEQPPAGAVEGYIINVTTAQSVKSRYVPNGKLVSYTVRDLLPGQRYRLSVTAVQNTEQGQVHSEPIHLYVTTLQRDGTPERRWSQAGHPRVLRNRLPPAFLPELRLLADHDTAEEPSPAPRFTELVDGRGRISARFGAVLGKSITVKTQLEAPVKLENVEVSSQGSLALQLREAKSKSEGQNCSVNPCKNGGTCARDAESYHCDCRPGFKGRLCELAACKKVPHSCTRLYSETKSFPVWEGGTCHYLYRRVYKVHQDICYKESCESTGSEKTTSRKPSNSHTLKKP; this is translated from the exons ATGCGGGGCCTGGCGGGCTGGGCCGTGCTGGTGGCCCTGGGCGAGTGGCTGTGGGCGGGCGGCGTGGTGCCGCTGGCGGATTTCTACCCCTTCGGGCCCACGCAGGGCGACGCCGCCACGCGGAAGCAGGACGACGGCGGCTCCGAGCTGCGGCCCCTCtctgtccccttccccttcttcGGCGCGGGGCACACCGGCCTCTAC GTGAACAACAACGGGATCATCTCATTCCTGAAGGAGGTCTCCCAGTTCACGCCGGTGGCCTTCCCCATCTCCAAGGACCGGCGCGTGGTGGCCGCTTTCTGGGCGGATGTGGATAACCGGCGGGCGGGTGATGTGTATTACCGGGAGAGCACTGAGCAGCCCATCCTGGAGAGAGCCAGCAGGGACATCGTGCAGTACTTCCCCGAGTTCCCGGGGTTTTCTGCGCAGTGGGTCTTCATTGCCACCTGGTACCGAGTGACCTTCTTCGGGGGCAGTTCGTTTTCTCCA GTGAACACTTTCCAGATTGTCCTCATCACGGACGGCAAGCTCTCCTTCACCATCTTCAACTATGAGTCCATCACCTGGACCACGGGTATGCACGCCAGCAGTGGGGGGGACTTTGCTGGGCTCGGCGGCATTGCAGCACAG GCAGGTTTTAACGCTGGTGATGGAAAGCGCTACTTCAACATCCCTGGATCCCGCACTGATGACATCGCTGACGTGGAGATGACGACAAATGTGGGTATCCCCGGGCGCTGGGTGTTCAGAATCGATGATGCCCAGGTGCAAGTGGGGGGCTGCAGCAATACAA CCTCCGTCTGCCTGATGCTGCGGCCCTGCCTGAACGGGGGGAAGTGTATTGAGGACTGCATCACAGGGAACCCCTCCTacacctgctcctgcctggccgGCTTTACCGGGAAGAGGTGCCATGTTG ATGTGGATGAGTGTCTCTCCCACCCGTGTCAGAATGGAGCCACCTGCCTCAACGGTGCCGGCAGCTTCAGCTGCAGGTGCCTGCCAGGCTTCAGAGGTGCCAACTGTGAGACGG AAGAGTCACCATGTGAGAGCAGGGTGTGCCAGAACGGCGGGAGGTGCCAGGTGGCGAACGGGACGGCAGCGTGCTTGTGCCAGCCGGGGTACGCGGGGGAGGACTGCCAGACAG AGGTGAATGAGTGCGAGTCCAGCCCATGCCTGAACGGCGGGCACTGCGTCGACCTGGTCGATAACTACACCTGCGTGTGCCTGGAGCCCTTCGTTGGACAGCGCTGCGAGACag ACTTGTCTTCCTGCGAGGACCGGAGCTGCCGGAACCGGCAGACATGCAACTACATCCGCCCCGGCCGCTACATCTGCACCTGCTCCCCAGGTTATTACGGCAACAACTGCCAGTACG GCGGGCCCCGCATGCCCGGTGCCTGCCTCTCCCACCCGTGCCAGAacgcaggcagctgcctggagaCGGAGCAGGGCTACATCTGTGAATGCCAGGAGGGCTACACTGGGCAGGACTGTCGAGACA AGCTCTCCGAGGGCTGCGAGTGTCGCAACGGGGGCAGTTGTCTGGAGGGGAATGTCACCATCTGCCAATGCCCGCCTGGGTTTTTTGGTCTCCTCTGTGAATTCG AAGTCACCACCACGCCGTGCAACGTGAACACGCAGTGCCCGGACGGCGGGTACTGCATGGAGTATGGCGGGAGCTACCTCTGCGTCTGCCACACTGACTATGGCACCAACCACA CAATGCCATCCCCCTGTGACTCGGAGCCCTGCATGAACGGGGGGTCCTGTGAGGTTCATGATGATTCGTACACCTGTGAGTGTCCTCGAGGCTTCCTTGGCAAGCACTGTGAGAAAG ccaagccacGGCTCTGCAGCACGGGGCCCTGTCGCAACGGGGGCACCTGCAGGGAGGCAGACGGCGAGTACCACTGCACCTGCCCCTACCGCTTCACCGGCAAGCACTGCGAGATCG GTAAGCCGGACCCCTGTGCCTCGGGGCCCTGCCAGAACGGGGGCACCTGCTTCCACTACATCGGCAAGTACAAGTGTGACTGTCCCCCAGGCTACGCCGGCCGGCACTGCGAGATCG TGCCCTCCCCGTGCTTCCTTAGCCCCTGTGAGAACGGCGCTACCTGTGAGGACCTCGGTGGGGACTACGCTTGCACCTGCCCTATGGGCTATGTAGGGAAGCACTGCCAGTCCG AGGTTGACTGCGGTGTCCCCAGCGAGGTGAAGCATGCCCAGGCCTCTTTCAACTCCACCAAGGTGGGCTCGCTGGCTGAATACCAGTGTGAGCTGGGCTACACCCTCAGTCAGCACAACCACCCCCGTGTCTGCCGCTTGCCAGGCATCTGGAGCGACCCCCCCGAATGCGATG AGATTGATGAGTGCCggtcccagccctgcctgaaCGGTGGCCGGTGCAAGGACCACGTTGCAGAGTTCCTGTGCCTGTGTGAGCCGGGTTACACCGGCCACCACTGCGAGTCAG AAGTGGATGCTTGTGAGTCGGGCCCTTGCCAAAATGGAGGGGAGTGCAAGAGCTACGGGGGCTCCTACCTTTGCATGTGCCCGGAGGGTTTCTTCGGCTACCACTGCGAGACAG CCAGCGACCCGTGCTTCTCCAGCCCCTGCGGGAGCAGAGGCTACTGCCTGCCCAGCAACGGCACccacagctgcacctgcaaagtCAGCTACACAGGCAAGAGCTGTGAAAAAG AATTGCTGCCACCAACCTCATTAAAGGTGGAAAGGGTGGAGGACACTGGTGTGTTGATTTCTTGGCACCCACCTGAGGACGCAGCCGCCAGGCAACTCATTGACGGCTACGCCGTGACGTACGTATCCCTCGACGGCTCTTACCGCAGGACAGATTTTGTGGACCGAAGTCGTTCTGCCCACCAATTGCGGGCACTAGCCTCCGGCAGAGCCTacaatatttctgtcttttcagtcAAACGCAACGTGAACAACAAGAATGATATCAGCAGGCCCATCATGCTCACCACGCGCACTA GACCGCGTCCGGTGGAAGGCTTTGAGATCACGAACGTGACAGCCAGCACCATCACGGTGCAATGGGCTCTCCACCGGCTCAAGCACTCCACTGTCAGTAGGGTGCGTGTCTCCATCCGCCAGCCGGGGGACCTGGCAGACCGCACCGTGGAGCTGAACAGCAGTGTGGCCAAGTACACCTTCCT ggacctgcagccaggagagaggTACGTTGTCCATGTCACGACGCTGAGCGGCCTGGGGACAGAAGACCACCCCTCCGAGAGTCTGGCTACAGCCCCCTTCCACGTGTGGACAA GGCCTCTCCCCCCACAAAACCTGACTGCCTCCCGCGTCACCGCCACCTCCGTGTCCATGGCGTGGGAGCAGCCGCCCGCCGGTGCCGTGGAGGGGTACATCATCAATGTCACCACCGCTCAGAGCGTGAAGAGCCGCTACGTGCCGAACGGGAAGCTTGTGTCCTACACGGTGCGGGACCTGCTCCCTGGGCAGCGGTACCGCCTGTCTGTGACGGCCGTGCAGAACACGGAGCAAGGCCAAGTGCACAGCGAGCCCATCCACCTCTACGTCACCACCC TGCAGAGGGATGGGACTCCAGAGAGACGGTGGAGCCAAGCTGGACACCCCCGGGTCCTGCGCAACAGGCTGCCCCCAGCCTTCCTGCCCGAACTCCGCTTGCTAGCAGATCACGACACAGCTGAGGAGCCCTCGCCAGCTCCCAG GTTCACCGAGCTGGTGGATGGCAGAGGGAGGATCAGCGCCAGGTTCGGCGCCGTGTTGGGCAAATCGATCACTGTGAAGACAC AGCTGGAGGCTCCAGTGAAGCTGGAGAATGTGGAGGTGTCCAGCCAGGGCAGTCTGGCACTGCAGCTGCGCGAGGCAAAGAGCAAGA GCGAGGGGCAGAACTGCTCCGTGAACCCCTGCAAGAACGGAGGCACCTGTGCCAGGGATGCCGAGTCCTACCACTGTGACTGCCGCCCGGGATTCAAAGGCCGGCTCTGCGAGCTGG CAGCCTGCAAGAAGGTGCCACACTCGTGCACGCGGCTGTACTCGGAAACCAAGTCATTCCCCGTGTGGGAAGGAGGCACCTGCCACTACCT gtaCAGGAGAGTCTACAAGGTACACCAGGACATCTGCTACAAGGAGAGCTGTGAGAGCACCGGTTCCGAGAAGACAACCAGCAG aaaaCCAAGCAACAGTCACACACTGAAGAAGCCATAG
- the SNED1 gene encoding sushi, nidogen and EGF-like domain-containing protein 1 isoform X5, producing MRGLAGWAVLVALGEWLWAGGVVPLADFYPFGPTQGDAATRKQDDGGSELRPLSVPFPFFGAGHTGLYVNNNGIISFLKEVSQFTPVAFPISKDRRVVAAFWADVDNRRAGDVYYRESTEQPILERASRDIVQYFPEFPGFSAQWVFIATWYRVTFFGGSSFSPVNTFQIVLITDGKLSFTIFNYESITWTTGMHASSGGDFAGLGGIAAQAGFNAGDGKRYFNIPGSRTDDIADVEMTTNVGIPGRWVFRIDDAQVQVGGCSNTTSVCLMLRPCLNGGKCIEDCITGNPSYTCSCLAGFTGKRCHVDVDECLSHPCQNGATCLNGAGSFSCRCLPGFRGANCETEESPCESRVCQNGGRCQVANGTAACLCQPGYAGEDCQTEVNECESSPCLNGGHCVDLVDNYTCVCLEPFVGQRCETDLSSCEDRSCRNRQTCNYIRPGRYICTCSPGYYGNNCQYGGPRMPGACLSHPCQNAGSCLETEQGYICECQEGYTGQDCRDKLSEGCECRNGGSCLEGNVTICQCPPGFFGLLCEFEVTTTPCNVNTQCPDGGYCMEYGGSYLCVCHTDYGTNHTMPSPCDSEPCMNGGSCEVHDDSYTCECPRGFLGKHCEKAKPRLCSTGPCRNGGTCREADGEYHCTCPYRFTGKHCEIGKPDPCASGPCQNGGTCFHYIGKYKCDCPPGYAGRHCEIVPSPCFLSPCENGATCEDLGGDYACTCPMGYVGKHCQSEVDCGVPSEVKHAQASFNSTKVGSLAEYQCELGYTLSQHNHPRVCRLPGIWSDPPECDEIDECRSQPCLNGGRCKDHVAEFLCLCEPGYTGHHCESDVDECQSEPCKNGGTCRDLPGSFACYCPEGFVGTQCETEVDACESGPCQNGGECKSYGGSYLCMCPEGFFGYHCETASDPCFSSPCGSRGYCLPSNGTHSCTCKVSYTGKSCEKVKRNVNNKNDISRPIMLTTRTRPRPVEGFEITNVTASTITVQWALHRLKHSTVSRVRVSIRQPGDLADRTVELNSSVAKYTFLDLQPGERYVVHVTTLSGLGTEDHPSESLATAPFHVWTRPLPPQNLTASRVTATSVSMAWEQPPAGAVEGYIINVTTAQSVKSRYVPNGKLVSYTVRDLLPGQRYRLSVTAVQNTEQGQVHSEPIHLYVTTLQRDGTPERRWSQAGHPRVLRNRLPPAFLPELRLLADHDTAEEPSPAPRFTELVDGRGRISARFGAVLGKSITVKTQLEAPVKLENVEVSSQGSLALQLREAKSKSEGQNCSVNPCKNGGTCARDAESYHCDCRPGFKGRLCELAACKKVPHSCTRLYSETKSFPVWEGGTCHYLYRRVYKVHQDICYKESCESTGSEKTTSRKPSNSHTLKKP from the exons ATGCGGGGCCTGGCGGGCTGGGCCGTGCTGGTGGCCCTGGGCGAGTGGCTGTGGGCGGGCGGCGTGGTGCCGCTGGCGGATTTCTACCCCTTCGGGCCCACGCAGGGCGACGCCGCCACGCGGAAGCAGGACGACGGCGGCTCCGAGCTGCGGCCCCTCtctgtccccttccccttcttcGGCGCGGGGCACACCGGCCTCTAC GTGAACAACAACGGGATCATCTCATTCCTGAAGGAGGTCTCCCAGTTCACGCCGGTGGCCTTCCCCATCTCCAAGGACCGGCGCGTGGTGGCCGCTTTCTGGGCGGATGTGGATAACCGGCGGGCGGGTGATGTGTATTACCGGGAGAGCACTGAGCAGCCCATCCTGGAGAGAGCCAGCAGGGACATCGTGCAGTACTTCCCCGAGTTCCCGGGGTTTTCTGCGCAGTGGGTCTTCATTGCCACCTGGTACCGAGTGACCTTCTTCGGGGGCAGTTCGTTTTCTCCA GTGAACACTTTCCAGATTGTCCTCATCACGGACGGCAAGCTCTCCTTCACCATCTTCAACTATGAGTCCATCACCTGGACCACGGGTATGCACGCCAGCAGTGGGGGGGACTTTGCTGGGCTCGGCGGCATTGCAGCACAG GCAGGTTTTAACGCTGGTGATGGAAAGCGCTACTTCAACATCCCTGGATCCCGCACTGATGACATCGCTGACGTGGAGATGACGACAAATGTGGGTATCCCCGGGCGCTGGGTGTTCAGAATCGATGATGCCCAGGTGCAAGTGGGGGGCTGCAGCAATACAA CCTCCGTCTGCCTGATGCTGCGGCCCTGCCTGAACGGGGGGAAGTGTATTGAGGACTGCATCACAGGGAACCCCTCCTacacctgctcctgcctggccgGCTTTACCGGGAAGAGGTGCCATGTTG ATGTGGATGAGTGTCTCTCCCACCCGTGTCAGAATGGAGCCACCTGCCTCAACGGTGCCGGCAGCTTCAGCTGCAGGTGCCTGCCAGGCTTCAGAGGTGCCAACTGTGAGACGG AAGAGTCACCATGTGAGAGCAGGGTGTGCCAGAACGGCGGGAGGTGCCAGGTGGCGAACGGGACGGCAGCGTGCTTGTGCCAGCCGGGGTACGCGGGGGAGGACTGCCAGACAG AGGTGAATGAGTGCGAGTCCAGCCCATGCCTGAACGGCGGGCACTGCGTCGACCTGGTCGATAACTACACCTGCGTGTGCCTGGAGCCCTTCGTTGGACAGCGCTGCGAGACag ACTTGTCTTCCTGCGAGGACCGGAGCTGCCGGAACCGGCAGACATGCAACTACATCCGCCCCGGCCGCTACATCTGCACCTGCTCCCCAGGTTATTACGGCAACAACTGCCAGTACG GCGGGCCCCGCATGCCCGGTGCCTGCCTCTCCCACCCGTGCCAGAacgcaggcagctgcctggagaCGGAGCAGGGCTACATCTGTGAATGCCAGGAGGGCTACACTGGGCAGGACTGTCGAGACA AGCTCTCCGAGGGCTGCGAGTGTCGCAACGGGGGCAGTTGTCTGGAGGGGAATGTCACCATCTGCCAATGCCCGCCTGGGTTTTTTGGTCTCCTCTGTGAATTCG AAGTCACCACCACGCCGTGCAACGTGAACACGCAGTGCCCGGACGGCGGGTACTGCATGGAGTATGGCGGGAGCTACCTCTGCGTCTGCCACACTGACTATGGCACCAACCACA CAATGCCATCCCCCTGTGACTCGGAGCCCTGCATGAACGGGGGGTCCTGTGAGGTTCATGATGATTCGTACACCTGTGAGTGTCCTCGAGGCTTCCTTGGCAAGCACTGTGAGAAAG ccaagccacGGCTCTGCAGCACGGGGCCCTGTCGCAACGGGGGCACCTGCAGGGAGGCAGACGGCGAGTACCACTGCACCTGCCCCTACCGCTTCACCGGCAAGCACTGCGAGATCG GTAAGCCGGACCCCTGTGCCTCGGGGCCCTGCCAGAACGGGGGCACCTGCTTCCACTACATCGGCAAGTACAAGTGTGACTGTCCCCCAGGCTACGCCGGCCGGCACTGCGAGATCG TGCCCTCCCCGTGCTTCCTTAGCCCCTGTGAGAACGGCGCTACCTGTGAGGACCTCGGTGGGGACTACGCTTGCACCTGCCCTATGGGCTATGTAGGGAAGCACTGCCAGTCCG AGGTTGACTGCGGTGTCCCCAGCGAGGTGAAGCATGCCCAGGCCTCTTTCAACTCCACCAAGGTGGGCTCGCTGGCTGAATACCAGTGTGAGCTGGGCTACACCCTCAGTCAGCACAACCACCCCCGTGTCTGCCGCTTGCCAGGCATCTGGAGCGACCCCCCCGAATGCGATG AGATTGATGAGTGCCggtcccagccctgcctgaaCGGTGGCCGGTGCAAGGACCACGTTGCAGAGTTCCTGTGCCTGTGTGAGCCGGGTTACACCGGCCACCACTGCGAGTCAG ATGTCGACGAGTGCCAGTCAGAGCCCTGCAAGAATGGTGGGACCTGCCGGGACCTCCCTGGGTCCTTCGCTTGCTACTGTCCCGAGGGTTTTGTGGGGACCCAGTGCGAGACAG AAGTGGATGCTTGTGAGTCGGGCCCTTGCCAAAATGGAGGGGAGTGCAAGAGCTACGGGGGCTCCTACCTTTGCATGTGCCCGGAGGGTTTCTTCGGCTACCACTGCGAGACAG CCAGCGACCCGTGCTTCTCCAGCCCCTGCGGGAGCAGAGGCTACTGCCTGCCCAGCAACGGCACccacagctgcacctgcaaagtCAGCTACACAGGCAAGAGCTGTGAAAAAG tcAAACGCAACGTGAACAACAAGAATGATATCAGCAGGCCCATCATGCTCACCACGCGCACTA GACCGCGTCCGGTGGAAGGCTTTGAGATCACGAACGTGACAGCCAGCACCATCACGGTGCAATGGGCTCTCCACCGGCTCAAGCACTCCACTGTCAGTAGGGTGCGTGTCTCCATCCGCCAGCCGGGGGACCTGGCAGACCGCACCGTGGAGCTGAACAGCAGTGTGGCCAAGTACACCTTCCT ggacctgcagccaggagagaggTACGTTGTCCATGTCACGACGCTGAGCGGCCTGGGGACAGAAGACCACCCCTCCGAGAGTCTGGCTACAGCCCCCTTCCACGTGTGGACAA GGCCTCTCCCCCCACAAAACCTGACTGCCTCCCGCGTCACCGCCACCTCCGTGTCCATGGCGTGGGAGCAGCCGCCCGCCGGTGCCGTGGAGGGGTACATCATCAATGTCACCACCGCTCAGAGCGTGAAGAGCCGCTACGTGCCGAACGGGAAGCTTGTGTCCTACACGGTGCGGGACCTGCTCCCTGGGCAGCGGTACCGCCTGTCTGTGACGGCCGTGCAGAACACGGAGCAAGGCCAAGTGCACAGCGAGCCCATCCACCTCTACGTCACCACCC TGCAGAGGGATGGGACTCCAGAGAGACGGTGGAGCCAAGCTGGACACCCCCGGGTCCTGCGCAACAGGCTGCCCCCAGCCTTCCTGCCCGAACTCCGCTTGCTAGCAGATCACGACACAGCTGAGGAGCCCTCGCCAGCTCCCAG GTTCACCGAGCTGGTGGATGGCAGAGGGAGGATCAGCGCCAGGTTCGGCGCCGTGTTGGGCAAATCGATCACTGTGAAGACAC AGCTGGAGGCTCCAGTGAAGCTGGAGAATGTGGAGGTGTCCAGCCAGGGCAGTCTGGCACTGCAGCTGCGCGAGGCAAAGAGCAAGA GCGAGGGGCAGAACTGCTCCGTGAACCCCTGCAAGAACGGAGGCACCTGTGCCAGGGATGCCGAGTCCTACCACTGTGACTGCCGCCCGGGATTCAAAGGCCGGCTCTGCGAGCTGG CAGCCTGCAAGAAGGTGCCACACTCGTGCACGCGGCTGTACTCGGAAACCAAGTCATTCCCCGTGTGGGAAGGAGGCACCTGCCACTACCT gtaCAGGAGAGTCTACAAGGTACACCAGGACATCTGCTACAAGGAGAGCTGTGAGAGCACCGGTTCCGAGAAGACAACCAGCAG aaaaCCAAGCAACAGTCACACACTGAAGAAGCCATAG